In Colwellia sp. M166, a genomic segment contains:
- a CDS encoding alpha/beta fold hydrolase: MPECSSPLNANSANAFVLKDAKQWQQKSNSQMLVNGYYRAGTKNAKRIHLLHGTGFSAMTLAAMASQLPSDWSIWLTDVPGHGGSTQPTTKMPNWQKMANTVADAIYQQANVKEDGPLIGIGHSMGGVLTLLAGAKYPDLFSEIILLDPVLFQTEMIIAQQLMRVTGVWRQRAMVKSVANRTAVWPNVEAMRINIASKPFYKTWHPQVIDDYCQYSTVKLKDQVDSLTLSCTPNWEASIFGSYPKGLWQAVHNIDIPVKILVANKSYFFIPKAVKRAAKVNKNIQWQSFGQYHCFPMEEPAETAEIITRIMNAKR, from the coding sequence ATGCCTGAATGTTCATCTCCATTAAACGCCAACTCAGCTAACGCTTTTGTCTTAAAAGACGCGAAGCAATGGCAACAGAAATCTAACAGTCAAATGCTTGTTAATGGCTATTATCGAGCAGGTACTAAAAACGCCAAACGTATTCATTTATTACACGGCACCGGTTTTTCCGCCATGACTTTAGCAGCCATGGCCTCACAACTGCCGAGCGATTGGTCCATTTGGTTAACGGATGTACCTGGACACGGTGGTTCAACACAGCCTACAACAAAAATGCCAAATTGGCAGAAAATGGCTAATACTGTCGCCGATGCTATTTATCAACAAGCTAACGTGAAAGAAGATGGTCCTCTTATTGGTATTGGTCATTCAATGGGTGGAGTGCTAACCTTACTTGCAGGGGCTAAATATCCTGATTTATTCAGTGAGATTATTTTACTCGATCCGGTTTTATTCCAAACAGAGATGATCATAGCGCAACAACTTATGCGTGTAACCGGGGTTTGGCGGCAAAGAGCAATGGTTAAGTCTGTCGCCAATCGTACAGCAGTATGGCCGAACGTTGAAGCGATGAGAATAAATATTGCGAGCAAGCCCTTTTATAAAACCTGGCACCCACAAGTTATTGATGATTATTGTCAATACTCGACTGTTAAGCTTAAAGACCAAGTAGATTCACTCACTCTAAGTTGTACACCAAATTGGGAAGCATCTATTTTTGGCTCTTACCCAAAAGGTTTATGGCAAGCAGTACACAATATTGATATACCAGTGAAGATACTTGTGGCAAATAAAAGCTATTTTTTTATTCCAAAAGCAGTTAAAAGAGCCGCGAAAGTTAATAAAAATATTCAATGGCAATCATTTGGTCAATACCACTGTTTTCCAATGGAAGAGCCGGCAGAAACAGCAGAAATAATTACTCGCATAATGAACGCCAAGCGTTAA
- the glnS gene encoding glutamine--tRNA ligase, whose amino-acid sequence MSEVENRPTNFIRQIIDADLASGKHNKVQTRFPPEPNGFLHIGHAKAICLNFGIAQDYNGLCNLRFDDTNPEKEDIDYVNSIQADVKWLGFEWAGDIHYSSDYFDRLYGYAVELIEKGLAYVCFLNAEETREYRGTLKQPGKNSPSRDTSVEENLALFEKMKEGGFKEGECALRAKIDMASSFMCMRDPIIYRVKFAHHHQTGNKWCIYPMYDFTHCISDAIEGVTHSICTLEFQDNRRLYDWVIENISIETTPRQYEFSRLNLEYTVMSKRKLNNLVEEKLVSGWDDPRMPTIAAFRRRGFTPGSLREFSKRIGVTKMDNTVEMSVLDACIREDLNDNAPRAMAVLDPIKLVIENYPDDSVESLEVKNHPSDESQGSRIVPFAKTLYIEAEDFREEANKKYKRLVLDKAVRLRGAYVVTATRCDKDEDGKVTTVYCQYDPETLGKNPTDGTKPKGVIHWVAAEQSLDAEIRLYERLFTVPNPGAAEDFHSVMNPDSLVIISNAKVEPSLATAKPEQAFQFERQGYFCLDNKISAEDSAAGKLVFNRTVGLRDTWAKIGD is encoded by the coding sequence ATGTCGGAAGTAGAAAACCGTCCAACCAATTTTATTCGCCAAATCATCGATGCGGATCTTGCCAGTGGCAAACATAATAAAGTACAAACACGTTTTCCGCCTGAGCCTAATGGTTTTTTACATATAGGTCATGCGAAAGCTATCTGTTTAAACTTTGGTATTGCTCAAGATTACAATGGTTTATGTAACTTACGTTTTGATGATACCAACCCTGAAAAAGAAGATATTGATTACGTAAATTCTATTCAAGCAGACGTTAAGTGGCTTGGTTTTGAATGGGCGGGTGATATTCATTATTCTTCAGATTATTTTGATCGTTTATACGGCTACGCTGTTGAACTTATCGAAAAAGGTTTGGCTTATGTTTGTTTTTTAAACGCTGAAGAAACTCGAGAGTATCGCGGTACATTAAAACAGCCGGGCAAAAATAGTCCTTCTCGTGACACGTCTGTTGAAGAGAACTTGGCTTTATTTGAAAAGATGAAAGAGGGGGGCTTTAAAGAGGGTGAGTGCGCGCTGCGAGCTAAAATTGACATGGCATCAAGCTTCATGTGTATGCGTGATCCTATTATTTATCGGGTTAAATTTGCTCATCATCATCAAACAGGTAATAAGTGGTGCATTTATCCTATGTACGACTTTACACATTGCATTTCGGATGCAATTGAAGGTGTTACCCATTCAATTTGTACCTTAGAGTTTCAAGATAACCGTCGTTTATATGATTGGGTTATTGAAAATATCTCTATTGAAACTACGCCGCGTCAGTATGAATTTTCACGTTTAAATCTAGAATACACCGTGATGAGTAAACGTAAGCTGAATAATCTTGTTGAAGAAAAATTAGTCAGTGGTTGGGATGATCCGCGTATGCCAACGATTGCTGCATTTCGTCGCCGAGGTTTTACACCAGGTTCATTACGTGAATTTTCCAAACGCATTGGCGTAACGAAAATGGACAACACCGTTGAAATGAGTGTCTTAGATGCTTGTATCCGTGAAGATTTAAATGACAATGCACCACGAGCGATGGCTGTACTCGACCCTATTAAATTAGTTATCGAGAATTACCCTGATGATAGCGTTGAAAGTCTTGAGGTGAAAAACCATCCAAGTGATGAAAGCCAAGGCTCACGTATTGTGCCATTTGCTAAAACGCTTTACATTGAAGCGGAAGATTTTCGTGAAGAAGCGAACAAAAAGTATAAGCGCTTAGTGCTAGATAAAGCAGTACGTTTACGTGGTGCTTATGTTGTCACGGCGACACGTTGTGACAAAGATGAAGACGGCAAGGTTACTACGGTTTACTGTCAATATGACCCTGAAACTTTAGGTAAAAACCCAACTGACGGTACTAAACCTAAAGGTGTGATTCATTGGGTTGCTGCTGAGCAAAGTCTTGATGCTGAAATTCGTTTGTATGAACGTTTGTTCACTGTGCCTAATCCAGGTGCAGCAGAAGATTTTCATAGTGTAATGAATCCTGATTCATTGGTCATTATTAGCAATGCCAAGGTTGAGCCATCGTTAGCGACAGCAAAACCTGAACAAGCATTTCAATTTGAGCGCCAAGGCTATTTTTGTTTAGATAACAAAATATCAGCAGAAGATAGCGCCGCTGGAAAACTAGTATTTAACCGTACAGTTGGCTTACGTGATACTTGGGCAAAAATCGGCGATTAG